The following proteins are encoded in a genomic region of Streptomyces sp. SLBN-31:
- a CDS encoding ROK family transcriptional regulator, with amino-acid sequence MTARPANAHQAKLLKLLRDGGPNSRAQLGDQVDLSRSKLAVEVDRLLETGLVVADGLAASRGGRRSHNVRLHPNLRFLGVDIGATSVDVAVTNAELEILGHVNQPMDVREGPVAVFEQVLSMAAKLRASGLAEGFDGAGIGVPGPVRFPDGVPVAPPIMPGWDGFPVREALSQELGCPVMVDNDVNLMAMGEMHAGVARSVGDFLCVKIGTGIGCGIVAGGEVHRGVTGSAGDIGHIQAVPDGRPCACGNRGCLEAHFSGAALARDAVEAAGQGLSEELATRLAASGTLTAVDVAAAAAAGDATALDLIREGGNRTGQVIAGLVSFFNPGLVVIGGGVTGLGHTLLAAIRTQVYRQSLPLATGNLPIVLGELGPTAGVIGAARLISDHLFSPA; translated from the coding sequence ATGACGGCACGACCCGCCAACGCCCATCAGGCCAAGCTGCTCAAGCTGTTGCGCGACGGAGGCCCCAACTCCCGCGCCCAGCTGGGCGACCAGGTCGACCTCTCGCGCTCCAAGCTGGCCGTGGAGGTGGACCGGCTCCTGGAGACGGGCCTGGTCGTGGCCGACGGACTCGCCGCCTCGCGCGGCGGGCGCCGCTCCCACAACGTCCGCCTCCATCCGAACCTGCGGTTCCTCGGCGTGGACATCGGCGCGACCTCGGTCGACGTCGCCGTCACCAATGCCGAGTTGGAGATCCTCGGACACGTCAACCAGCCGATGGACGTGCGCGAGGGCCCGGTCGCGGTCTTCGAGCAGGTCCTGTCCATGGCCGCCAAGCTGCGCGCCTCCGGGCTCGCGGAGGGCTTCGACGGCGCCGGCATCGGCGTCCCGGGGCCGGTCCGCTTCCCCGACGGCGTACCGGTGGCTCCGCCGATCATGCCGGGCTGGGACGGCTTCCCGGTACGGGAGGCGCTCAGCCAGGAACTCGGCTGCCCGGTCATGGTCGACAACGACGTGAACCTCATGGCGATGGGGGAGATGCACGCGGGCGTCGCGCGCTCCGTGGGCGACTTCCTCTGCGTCAAGATCGGCACCGGCATCGGCTGCGGCATCGTCGCCGGCGGTGAGGTCCACCGCGGCGTCACCGGCAGCGCGGGCGACATCGGGCACATCCAGGCCGTGCCCGACGGCCGCCCCTGCGCCTGCGGCAACCGGGGCTGTCTGGAAGCCCACTTCAGCGGGGCGGCCCTCGCCCGGGACGCCGTGGAGGCGGCCGGGCAGGGGCTGTCGGAGGAACTCGCCACCCGGCTCGCGGCGAGCGGCACCCTGACCGCCGTCGACGTCGCCGCCGCGGCCGCCGCGGGCGACGCCACCGCCCTCGATCTGATCCGCGAGGGCGGCAACCGCACCGGCCAGGTCATCGCCGGCCTGGTCTCCTTCTTCAACCCCGGCCTGGTGGTGATCGGCGGCGGGGTGACCGGCCTCGGCCACACCCTGCTCGCCGCGATCCGCACCCAGGTCTACCGCCAGTCCCTGCCCCTCGCGACGGGCAACCTGCCCATCGTGCTGGGCGAGTTGGGGCCGACCGCCGGCGTCATCGGCGCGGCCCGGCTCATCAGCGACCACTTGTTCTCGCCCGCGTAA
- a CDS encoding low temperature requirement protein A, translating to MGSAVEEPGRRVTTLELFFDLVFVFTLTQLTVLLAGDLTFATAGRVALIFVVLFWMYGAYAYLTNQVPPDRPSRRLLLMLGMGAFLVCALAIPRVFDDTGVVFGLGFLAVVVVHTALYTRSHGRDSVWYGVPNGLAALSVTAAGLVDGLAADGLWVLALLLQFVTPFLAEHGPGRADGRSADIMRAQLGRLDPAHFVERHGLLLIVAFGESVIAIGTGIGDLPLTPGLFGGAFLSLALAVALWWTYFVRDEELAEAAFRATPAPSRWRLAMNAYYYAFLPMLLGIAYLATGVKKTLGHLTEHLHTGPALALAGGVALFLAGDVAFRAVLRLYPVRFRAAAAPTVLAAALIGVHASAVAELLALVAVLVVMLAIEARTAPRTTAAPAVTPVP from the coding sequence ATGGGCAGCGCAGTGGAGGAACCGGGCCGCAGGGTCACGACGTTGGAGCTCTTCTTCGACCTGGTCTTCGTCTTCACCCTCACCCAGCTCACCGTGCTGCTCGCCGGTGATCTGACCTTCGCCACCGCGGGGCGCGTGGCCCTGATCTTCGTGGTGCTGTTCTGGATGTACGGCGCCTACGCCTACCTCACCAACCAGGTGCCGCCGGACCGCCCCTCACGCCGGTTGCTGCTGATGCTGGGCATGGGGGCGTTCCTGGTCTGCGCGCTGGCGATCCCGCGGGTCTTCGACGACACCGGTGTGGTCTTCGGGCTCGGCTTCCTCGCGGTCGTGGTCGTGCACACCGCCCTCTACACCCGCAGCCACGGCCGCGACTCCGTCTGGTACGGCGTCCCGAACGGGCTCGCCGCCCTGTCCGTGACCGCGGCCGGCCTCGTCGACGGCCTGGCGGCGGACGGTCTGTGGGTGCTCGCACTCCTGCTGCAGTTCGTGACGCCGTTCCTGGCCGAGCACGGGCCCGGCCGGGCCGACGGCCGGTCGGCCGACATCATGCGGGCGCAGCTGGGCCGGCTGGACCCGGCGCACTTCGTGGAGCGGCACGGGCTGCTGCTGATCGTGGCTTTCGGCGAGTCCGTCATCGCGATCGGCACCGGAATCGGCGACCTGCCGCTCACCCCGGGGTTGTTCGGCGGGGCGTTCCTCTCGCTGGCGCTGGCGGTCGCGCTGTGGTGGACGTACTTCGTGCGGGACGAGGAGCTCGCCGAGGCCGCGTTCCGGGCGACGCCGGCGCCGAGTCGCTGGCGTCTTGCCATGAACGCCTACTACTACGCCTTCCTGCCGATGCTGCTGGGCATCGCCTACCTGGCCACGGGCGTGAAGAAGACGCTCGGCCATCTCACCGAGCACCTGCACACCGGTCCCGCGCTGGCGCTCGCGGGCGGTGTGGCGCTCTTCCTCGCGGGGGACGTGGCGTTCCGGGCCGTGCTGCGGCTGTACCCGGTCCGCTTCCGGGCGGCCGCCGCCCCGACCGTCCTGGCCGCGGCGCTCATCGGCGTCCACGCGTCGGCGGTCGCCGAACTGCTCGCCCTGGTCGCGGTGTTGGTGGTCATGCTGGCGATCGAGGCACGGACGGCCCCGCGCACGACCGCGGCCCCGGCGGTCACGCCGGTACCGTGA